In the genome of Cervus elaphus chromosome 5, mCerEla1.1, whole genome shotgun sequence, the window CCTCTCTAGCTTCCTCTGGACTTTCTGAAGTGAGGCTGGGCTGTCATCTGTAGCCACAGCCCTACCCAGGGTTTAGACACTGGTGTCCCAGCCTCCGTGCCGGCTGCTGGGGCCTCAGCAGAGTTGCACATACGTCCTCATCTAGGGACTGCGACTGGTGGGCTGCCTCTCATGGGTGTCCCTCAGCTCTGCCCACCATCCCCGCTTTCAGGCCCAAGGAGGAGAGCAAGGAGAATGGGGGTGCCCGCAGCAAGcgggccctggaggaggaggagggcaccACGGATGTCTTATCCAAGAACAAGCAGAAGAAGAAGCTGAGGAACCCCCACAAGACCTTTGACCCTTCGCTGAAGCGTAAGTGGCTCCCACCACTGGAGTTTGGGGAAAAGGCCAGCCCCTAACGGGTTCCccagggtcacgtggctctgCTGCTTCCTAAGCTGTGGGCAGTCCAGCAGGAAGGGCCCTGCAGCCCTTCCACATGCCCCAAGGAGACTGGCGGGTTCCCTGAGGccacagccagccagccagccatcctGCCTTCCACTGTCCCTCAGCTGTTGCCCTAGGGCAGCTAGAGAGGCAGGAGTAGGGCTAGGGGCTGCCGTGCCCAGGAAGGACCTTCGAGTGGGAGGCGTACAGCATGGGGCATGGAGCCCATGGGTCTTGGGTGAGTGGGATGAGGTTTCCCAGTAGGACCATGTATGCTGTGTCCTCTGCCCACCCCAAGAGAGCAGGGACACCTACCAAAGGCTACATGTAAAAGGTGGCAGTGGTGGGTGGCCTCGCCTAGTTCCAACAGCACCTCCTTTTGCTCTTTTCTCAGCAAAATATGCAAAGTGTGATCAGTGTGGAAACCCAAAGGTGAGTCCGTCCGTCCTGGCTGTTAACACCTAGGGCAGAGCTCAGCCCCAGGAGCGGTGGGGACCTGCATGGGCAGTCCTTTTTCTATCTGTGCTGGTGGCAGCCGGGTCACCGCCCATGGTAGGGGGGCTTCTTTCCTGTAAAGTAGCTCTGCCTGGCCTCAGGACAGCTCTTCCATGCTCCTGGCCACTCACTCAGGCTACAGGGTGGCTGAGGAAGGGGTATTAGCCCCTGGCTCACAAGCTTTTCTGTGTCCAGGGCAACAGGTGTGTGTTTAATCTATGCCGGGGCTGCTGCAAGAAGCGAGCTTTCAAGGAGACTGCCGACTGCCCAGGTGAGGAGCGCCTGCCGCCATCAGTACCACCCCATTCCCCAGTGGGCAGTGGAGCCTCAGCCTCCTGAGCCCCatttccctcctcctgcccctctaCCAGGTCATGGACTGCTTTTTAAAACCAAATTGGAGAGGTCTCTGGCCTGGAAGGGTGCCCAGCCGCGGCTGCAGGAACCACAGCAGGCCGGGCCTGGAGAACCAGGTGGCTTCCCTGAGGTTGTGGGCAGTGCCCTGGCCTAAAATGGGCAGCTACAGCCCCATGTGCTACCCCCCAGGCCTGCTGCTGAAGCCTCAACTGATGTCCCACTTAAGGAAACGCCTTTACTCAGGGAACCTCCTGCTACTTCACACGGAAGGACAAGCTGGTCTTCCCTTCGGCCCATGCTGGGGGCCCGGAGATGCTGTACTGAGGAGCAGGCTCCCAGGCTGGACCTGCCTTCCTCACAGCCCGCGTGTGTTCAAAATGAACAATAAACCATTTCAAAGATGGGATGTTCCCAGGCTTTTTGATAACCTGAGTGTTACTGGGGCCAATGGGGGCCGAACTTAGAACAGGGGAAGTGGGCAAGgcacctcctgccttcatcttagCCATGGAGACCTGCCTAAGGGAGGGCCACGCGCTGGCCTCCACCCCGCAAAGCCAAGTAGAGTGTGAGGAAGGGGGCCCCATGGAGACAGGAAGGAGTGGTACCAGGGGCTGTTCTCAGGCTGCCCTTTAATGGACTAAGATTCAACAACGCTGCAACCTCAAATGATGCATCAACATGGAGGCTGGGAGGCAGTGCTCCCAGTGGGGGCCCCAGGTGACATGTGGGTGAGCCCTGTGGGCTTCTCCTTCAAGGAAAGCCCGCCTCCTCCCCAGGCCCCCGGCACAAGGTGCAGCGAGGGGGAGGGGGCACAAGAATCTGGGCACATGGCAGCCCAGGCAGGGGCACCAAGGACTAGCGTCAGTCAGCAGCCAGACCCCTGCAAGTGGGCCACAGGCAACACCTCGGGGGGTGCCGCTGGAGCAGATGAGAGGCCCAGGAGTccgagggtggggggtgggcaaggTGGGGGTGCGCAGACCATCCTGGAGGTGGAGGTTGCTCTTACATGTTGGTGCTCATCCGGGACTGGCTGTTGGCCGGTGTCAGCTCCCCTTGGCTCCCTTCCCGGGGAGGGGACTGCAGTGGAAACAAGGCTCAGACCAGGAGGGTGTGTGTACCCGCCCCATCCCTCCAGTCCCAGGGCtgtccctgcccacaccttgacgTGGATCTGGTTGCGCAGAACGGCCGCCCGCAGGATCATGGCTTTGGCACGGCGCTGGAACTCCTTGCCCATCAGCAGAGACTTCTCAAAGGTGGTGCTGCGTTGATCTACGTCCCGGGCATACAGGATCTGTGGAGGTGCAAGCTTCAGTGGGGCCCAAGGTCCCTCTCCCGCACCCCACGGCCCTGAGTCCAGCCACCTTGCTGTGGGAATCGATGCGGGCGTTGATGAGCCCCTCCAGGATGAGCTGCGTCAGCTCGTCCTCCAGCGCCGCCACTGTGGTATTGAAGGCTGTGGCCATCTTGCGCATGTCAGCTGACACGTAGGGGCTGAAATACTGCAGAGCAGAGGGGACTGAGTTACTCAAAGACGCCTTTATAGCGCCCTGCCTCGGCCTCAGCCTCCACCAGAATGCTTACCTGAATGAGGGCCCGGTTGCGAATCTGTGTGTACAGGGTCCTGACGTGGGGAGCCAGGTACATGTCTAGCAGCAAGTTGTCCTGGCGAGGACAGCCAGTCAGGGACAGCTTGCCCCAGGCCTTCTGAACTTACCCACCCTTCCAGCCAGGCCAGGCCCCTCACCTTCATCTCATCCAGCATCTTCAGGCATGAGGCATACTTGGACTCGTAGAATTTGAAGATGATGTCCCGAACCTGTGGCTCCAGCTCCAAGAACAACTTGAAGGAGCTGCAGATGCCAGATTCCTCAGAGCTGGCCCTGCCCACCCATCCGCCCTGGAGGCGGCCAGGGGCACAGGAGCAGAGCTGCAGGGCCCagcaccccaccctccacccaccccaccctccacccaccTGCTAGAGATGACGTTGCGCTGCAGCTCCTGCCGGTCAAAGGTGGCCAAGGCGCACAGGCCGCCGTACACAGCCACGTTGCTGGGGGAGAGCAGCTGAGGAGCAAGGGAGGTGATCAGAGACTGGGGGTCAACGGCAGGCAGCACAGAAGTCTGGGCCAGGCCCACCCTATCTCACCCATCGCCCCCTCAGAGTGCCTAGGACCTCATGAGGACGAGCCCCCAACAAAGAGCCCAACTCTTGAGCCCTCAGCCTGCTTCCCAAGTCCCAGTGAGGTCTCCTCCCCAGAGACCTCACGTCCCTCACCTCAGGGAAGTCGCAGTGGTCGAAGGAAGCCAGCAGAAAGCACTTGGCCGCCTGCTTGTACTTGCGTGCTGCCAACTCAGCCAGGCCTGGGGGCGGCAGGGGGGGAGGATGAAGCCCAGAGGAAGCTGCCTGTCAACAGGCGCACCTGGGACAGAAATGCTGGCGAGGGAGAGGTAACCTCATCGGCCAGCATCAGCAGCTTTCTGGGAGAGCCAGGCACCCAAGGAGGCCGAGCACCTGCTGTTACTACTACAAAGGGCACCCGAGCTGTTCAGCTGACAGGGTGGGAATGGGATGAAGGTGGGGATGGAAGTGGGGGTAACCAGCCAGGACGGCAGCTATCAGAAGGCAATGCCTCTACCCCCAACCACGGGTTCCTACCTCCTGACCTCCCTAAGAGGGACATGAGTCAGGCAAGTGTCTGGTGCATGCAGCACAGGTTTGGGGCTTGTGCGTTTCCTGGGCTGGGGTCAGCTGGGGTGCCCTCCTGCCCCTATGCCCCGGGGTCCTCACCTGCTGCACATTTGAGCTTGGTGAGGATAGCCTGAGTCTGGGTGTCACGCTCCCCACGCTGCTGCAGGAGAAGGTGGCACAAGTGAGCAACACATGCCCTCCATACCCTCAACTCCCAGGCGCCCGGCTCCAGCCTAAGAGGAGCAGAGGCAGACTCCAGGAAGACAGGGCCCACCAAGGTCAGTAGTGGTCAGGGCTCCTGGATCAGGGTTTGAGGGGCGGAGAGCTATCTTTTTACCTCAGCGATTTCCGGGGTGGACTCTGCCTTGCTGACGTAGCTCAGCACATGAGACCAATTCTGCAAGTAGACGCTGACCTGGCAGGCAGGTGGGATGCACTCAGCCTGGGCGCCCCCTCCTGGTCCACTGGCATTGCTGCCCTGTggccacccaccctgggcccacCTTGATGACATTGAGGCACATGTTAATGACATGCTTGGCGCTGGTGCAATAGTCCCGGGCCCGGGAGTAACACTTGAGGGCGTTGCTGAGATCCCCACAGTCCAGATAGTGGTCACCCAGGTCATCATGTCCACGCCTGTGGGTCCGGGCACAAGTGGTCACTGGCTGGGCCATAGGACTGGCTGTCCAACCCCCGACTCCAAGGACACACCTGAAGCTCTCTTGATGAAGCCCATCCCTCAGCCCCCTGGGCATACCTGATGCTCTCCTTGATAGAATTGCCCTTGTAGTTCTTCAGATCTGTGTCCAACTTCTCCAGCTTCAGCAAGGCCTTCTTTCTCGTGGCCTCCACCCAAGCTGTGTCCAAGGGTGGGGGCTCCACGCCACTCTCAGGGATGGCATCAGGCGCATTCTGCAGCTCCCTGAGGGAGGACCTGGCCATCAGGGGCCCACGTGCAGGGGGGGCGGGTGCCTCCCAGCGGCCCTCACCCCCATCGGGAGAGCGCCCAGGTGGCACAGGGGCAGCTGTGACAGCAGGAGCCCGCAGCCTGGCGGGAAAGCCCAGCAAGAAATAAGTCACACAGCTATGCCGAGAAGCCAGAAGTTGCCGTCTCCACAGGCTCTGCCCAGTGTCAGaactgcacacgcacacacacgcatgcaagtGTGGAAAAAGCCTGAATACTCAGCAGGGAGAGTGAGAATCTCGCCCACTGAGCCgttccccaccccctcctggcTTTTCAACAAGAAAGCCAGATCACTGTGTTCTGGAGCCAAATGCTGCAGGAGCACAAGAAAGGCCTCTGCCAGGGCTGGCCACACACTACACCCTGTCCCTGCCCCACCTTGCTGAGCCCTGGCCTCACCTGGCAGCCTCTGAG includes:
- the GPS1 gene encoding COP9 signalosome complex subunit 1 isoform X6 — protein: MRGGPAPREAASSVADVHCTPPSGRSELFLPGTAGDFSLSASLSACTLLYEGAVEPMQIDVDPQEDPQNAPDVNYVVENPTLDLEQYAASYSGLMRIERLQFIADHCPPLRVEALKMALSFVQRTFNVDMYEEIHRKLSEAARELQNAPDAIPESGVEPPPLDTAWVEATRKKALLKLEKLDTDLKNYKGNSIKESIRRGHDDLGDHYLDCGDLSNALKCYSRARDYCTSAKHVINMCLNVIKVSVYLQNWSHVLSYVSKAESTPEIAEQRGERDTQTQAILTKLKCAAGLAELAARKYKQAAKCFLLASFDHCDFPELLSPSNVAVYGGLCALATFDRQELQRNVISSSSFKLFLELEPQVRDIIFKFYESKYASCLKMLDEMKDNLLLDMYLAPHVRTLYTQIRNRALIQYFSPYVSADMRKMATAFNTTVAALEDELTQLILEGLINARIDSHSKILYARDVDQRSTTFEKSLLMGKEFQRRAKAMILRAAVLRNQIHVKSPPREGSQGELTPANSQSRMSTNM
- the GPS1 gene encoding COP9 signalosome complex subunit 1 isoform X7, with protein sequence MQIDVDPQEDPQNAPDVNYVVENPTLDLEQYAASYSGLMRIERLQFIADHCPPLRVEALKMALSFVQRTFNVDMYEEIHRKLSEAARLRAPAVTAAPVPPGRSPDGGEGRWEAPAPPARGPLMARSSLRELQNAPDAIPESGVEPPPLDTAWVEATRKKALLKLEKLDTDLKNYKGNSIKESIRRGHDDLGDHYLDCGDLSNALKCYSRARDYCTSAKHVINMCLNVIKVSVYLQNWSHVLSYVSKAESTPEIAEQRGERDTQTQAILTKLKCAAGLAELAARKYKQAAKCFLLASFDHCDFPELLSPSNVAVYGGLCALATFDRQELQRNVISSSSFKLFLELEPQVRDIIFKFYESKYASCLKMLDEMKDNLLLDMYLAPHVRTLYTQIRNRALIQYFSPYVSADMRKMATAFNTTVAALEDELTQLILEGLINARIDSHSKILYARDVDQRSTTFEKSLLMGKEFQRRAKAMILRAAVLRNQIHVKSPPREGSQGELTPANSQSRMSTNM
- the GPS1 gene encoding COP9 signalosome complex subunit 1 isoform X1, which produces MKTSSGRRRGAVAGRAGGARGPEPGAKARVGAGAGAGARGSGNGKSSSAPRAAASARQARQSAPRARLMRPRDPRAPPGQARRGPFKGCPAHTATRKSRPRCPGSGRCAAAGWAKMPLPVQVFNLQGAVEPMQIDVDPQEDPQNAPDVNYVVENPTLDLEQYAASYSGLMRIERLQFIADHCPPLRVEALKMALSFVQRTFNVDMYEEIHRKLSEAARLRAPAVTAAPVPPGRSPDGGEGRWEAPAPPARGPLMARSSLRELQNAPDAIPESGVEPPPLDTAWVEATRKKALLKLEKLDTDLKNYKGNSIKESIRRGHDDLGDHYLDCGDLSNALKCYSRARDYCTSAKHVINMCLNVIKVSVYLQNWSHVLSYVSKAESTPEIAEQRGERDTQTQAILTKLKCAAGLAELAARKYKQAAKCFLLASFDHCDFPELLSPSNVAVYGGLCALATFDRQELQRNVISSSSFKLFLELEPQVRDIIFKFYESKYASCLKMLDEMKDNLLLDMYLAPHVRTLYTQIRNRALIQYFSPYVSADMRKMATAFNTTVAALEDELTQLILEGLINARIDSHSKILYARDVDQRSTTFEKSLLMGKEFQRRAKAMILRAAVLRNQIHVKSPPREGSQGELTPANSQSRMSTNM
- the GPS1 gene encoding COP9 signalosome complex subunit 1 isoform X4 gives rise to the protein MKTSSGRRRGAVAGRAGGARGPEPGAKARVGAGAGAGARGSGNGKSSSAPRAAASARQARQSAPRARLMRPRDPRAPPGQARRGPFKGCPAHTATRKSRPRCPGSGRCAAAGWAKMPLPVQVFNLQGAVEPMQIDVDPQEDPQNAPDVNYVVENPTLDLEQYAASYSGLMRIERLQFIADHCPPLRVEALKMALSFVQRTFNVDMYEEIHRKLSEAARELQNAPDAIPESGVEPPPLDTAWVEATRKKALLKLEKLDTDLKNYKGNSIKESIRRGHDDLGDHYLDCGDLSNALKCYSRARDYCTSAKHVINMCLNVIKVSVYLQNWSHVLSYVSKAESTPEIAERGERDTQTQAILTKLKCAAGLAELAARKYKQAAKCFLLASFDHCDFPELLSPSNVAVYGGLCALATFDRQELQRNVISSSSFKLFLELEPQVRDIIFKFYESKYASCLKMLDEMKDNLLLDMYLAPHVRTLYTQIRNRALIQYFSPYVSADMRKMATAFNTTVAALEDELTQLILEGLINARIDSHSKILYARDVDQRSTTFEKSLLMGKEFQRRAKAMILRAAVLRNQIHVKSPPREGSQGELTPANSQSRMSTNM
- the GPS1 gene encoding COP9 signalosome complex subunit 1 isoform X8; translated protein: MRGGPAPREAASSVADVHCTPPSGRSELFLPGTAGDFSLSASLSACTLLYEGAVEPMQIDVDPQEDPQNAPDVNYVVENPTLDLEQYAASYSGLMRIERLQFIADHCPPLRVEALKMALSFVQRTFNVDMYEEIHRKLSEAARELQNAPDAIPESGVEPPPLDTAWVEATRKKALLKLEKLDTDLKNYKGNSIKESIRRGHDDLGDHYLDCGDLSNALKCYSRARDYCTSAKHVINMCLNVIKVSVYLQNWSHVLSYVSKAESTPEIAERGERDTQTQAILTKLKCAAGLAELAARKYKQAAKCFLLASFDHCDFPELLSPSNVAVYGGLCALATFDRQELQRNVISSSSFKLFLELEPQVRDIIFKFYESKYASCLKMLDEMKDNLLLDMYLAPHVRTLYTQIRNRALIQYFSPYVSADMRKMATAFNTTVAALEDELTQLILEGLINARIDSHSKILYARDVDQRSTTFEKSLLMGKEFQRRAKAMILRAAVLRNQIHVKSPPREGSQGELTPANSQSRMSTNM
- the GPS1 gene encoding COP9 signalosome complex subunit 1 isoform X5, with translation MRGGPAPREAASSVADVHCTPPSGRSELFLPGTAGDFSLSASLSACTLLYEGAVEPMQIDVDPQEDPQNAPDVNYVVENPTLDLEQYAASYSGLMRIERLQFIADHCPPLRVEALKMALSFVQRTFNVDMYEEIHRKLSEAARLRAPAVTAAPVPPGRSPDGGEGRWEAPAPPARGPLMARSSLRELQNAPDAIPESGVEPPPLDTAWVEATRKKALLKLEKLDTDLKNYKGNSIKESIRRGHDDLGDHYLDCGDLSNALKCYSRARDYCTSAKHVINMCLNVIKVSVYLQNWSHVLSYVSKAESTPEIAEQRGERDTQTQAILTKLKCAAGLAELAARKYKQAAKCFLLASFDHCDFPELLSPSNVAVYGGLCALATFDRQELQRNVISSSSFKLFLELEPQVRDIIFKFYESKYASCLKMLDEMKDNLLLDMYLAPHVRTLYTQIRNRALIQYFSPYVSADMRKMATAFNTTVAALEDELTQLILEGLINARIDSHSKILYARDVDQRSTTFEKSLLMGKEFQRRAKAMILRAAVLRNQIHVKSPPREGSQGELTPANSQSRMSTNM
- the GPS1 gene encoding COP9 signalosome complex subunit 1 isoform X2, with the protein product MKTSSGRRRGAVAGRAGGARGPEPGAKARVGAGAGAGARGSGNGKSSSAPRAAASARQARQSAPRARLMRPRDPRAPPGQARRGPFKGCPAHTATRKSRPRCPGSGRCAAAGWAKMPLPVQVFNLQGAVEPMQIDVDPQEDPQNAPDVNYVVENPTLDLEQYAASYSGLMRIERLQFIADHCPPLRVEALKMALSFVQRTFNVDMYEEIHRKLSEAARLRAPAVTAAPVPPGRSPDGGEGRWEAPAPPARGPLMARSSLRELQNAPDAIPESGVEPPPLDTAWVEATRKKALLKLEKLDTDLKNYKGNSIKESIRRGHDDLGDHYLDCGDLSNALKCYSRARDYCTSAKHVINMCLNVIKVSVYLQNWSHVLSYVSKAESTPEIAERGERDTQTQAILTKLKCAAGLAELAARKYKQAAKCFLLASFDHCDFPELLSPSNVAVYGGLCALATFDRQELQRNVISSSSFKLFLELEPQVRDIIFKFYESKYASCLKMLDEMKDNLLLDMYLAPHVRTLYTQIRNRALIQYFSPYVSADMRKMATAFNTTVAALEDELTQLILEGLINARIDSHSKILYARDVDQRSTTFEKSLLMGKEFQRRAKAMILRAAVLRNQIHVKSPPREGSQGELTPANSQSRMSTNM
- the GPS1 gene encoding COP9 signalosome complex subunit 1 isoform X3, with product MKTSSGRRRGAVAGRAGGARGPEPGAKARVGAGAGAGARGSGNGKSSSAPRAAASARQARQSAPRARLMRPRDPRAPPGQARRGPFKGCPAHTATRKSRPRCPGSGRCAAAGWAKMPLPVQVFNLQGAVEPMQIDVDPQEDPQNAPDVNYVVENPTLDLEQYAASYSGLMRIERLQFIADHCPPLRVEALKMALSFVQRTFNVDMYEEIHRKLSEAARELQNAPDAIPESGVEPPPLDTAWVEATRKKALLKLEKLDTDLKNYKGNSIKESIRRGHDDLGDHYLDCGDLSNALKCYSRARDYCTSAKHVINMCLNVIKVSVYLQNWSHVLSYVSKAESTPEIAEQRGERDTQTQAILTKLKCAAGLAELAARKYKQAAKCFLLASFDHCDFPELLSPSNVAVYGGLCALATFDRQELQRNVISSSSFKLFLELEPQVRDIIFKFYESKYASCLKMLDEMKDNLLLDMYLAPHVRTLYTQIRNRALIQYFSPYVSADMRKMATAFNTTVAALEDELTQLILEGLINARIDSHSKILYARDVDQRSTTFEKSLLMGKEFQRRAKAMILRAAVLRNQIHVKSPPREGSQGELTPANSQSRMSTNM